Genomic window (Bifidobacteriaceae bacterium):
GACCAGGAGTTCGAGTTGGACCAGACCACGGCCGAGTTCCTGGCCGCGGCCGGCCATATCCTGGGCCGGGCCGTCCACTCCGGCCTCTTGGCGCGGCGCCAACAGGAGCTCGGTTCGCTCAAGGAGCGGCGTTTGCTGGCGGACGAGCTCCACGTGGACTTGGCCCAACAGGTCGCGGCCCTGGGGCTGCACGCCGGGTCCATGCGCCTGGACTTCGAAGACGGCGACCGGGACCGGTTGGCGCAGGACATCGAGGCGCTGACCGCCATGGTGGCCAGTCTCAAGGCGACCCTCCGGTACCAGATGCTGGGCCTCAGGTCCGACCCGTCGGCCGCGACGGATTCCTGCCTGGACGCCATCCGGGCGCAGGTCCAGGCGTTCGAGCAGATCGCGCCCGTGCAGGTGACGGTCGAGTGCCCGGACCCGGACGCGGCCGCAATGGTGCCGCTGGAGGTGACCACGCAGTTGACGCGGGTCCTCCAAGAGGCGCTGGCTAACGCCCGCATCCACTCGGTGGCCGGCCGGGTCGTGGTGCGCCTGGCGGCTTCCGGCACGCGCGTCCGGTTGGAGGTGGAGGACGACGGCTCCGGATTCGACCCGGACGCGGTACCCGACACCCGGCTGGGAATGGTCATCATGAAAGAGCGGATGGCGCAGGTGGGCGGCGAGTTGAGCGTCCGCTCCTCGGTGGGCCACGGCACCTTGGTGACCGCCGAGGCGCCGTTCGCGCCGCCGGCCGGCTGGATCGCCCTGACGGAAAGGATCGGCACCTTCACGTGAACTCAAACCCGGCCACTGTCTTGGTGGTGGACGATCATCGGCTTTTCCGCGAGGGCCTGGCGGCCCTGATCGGCCGTTGGCCGGACTTCCGGGTGGTCGGCCAAGCCGGGGACGGCCGCACCGCCGTGCAAATGGCCGCCGAACTGCGGCCGGACTTGGTCCTGATGGACGTCCGCATGGGCGGGATGGACGGGCTGGAGGCGACCCGCGCCATCGCCTCCTCGAACCCCCGGTGCCGGGTCGTCATGCTGACCATGTCCTCGCTCGGGGACGACGTGCTTCAGGCGCTGGCGAACGGCGCCCACGGCTACCTCTCAAAGGATGAGCCGCCGGAAAGGCTGCGCACCTTCCTGGACGGGGTCATGCGCGGCGAAGCCGCCCTTTCCGGTCCCATCGCCGCGAAGGTTCTGGCCTCGTTCGGGACCGGGGCCGGCGGCCGCGGCGGGCCCCGGCCCGGCGGGGAGGCTCTGACCAGGCGGGAACGCGACGTTCTGAAGCTGCTGGTGGACGGCCTTTCCAACGACGAGATCGCGGCCGAGCTTTACATCACCGAGGCGACCGTCAAGAAGCACATCGGCCGGGTGATGGCGAAATGGCGGATGAAGAACCGGGTCCAAGTGGCCGTCTACTCGGTTCGGCAGGGCCTGGTCGACTAATCGCTTGCGGTTTTGCCCCCTGAGTATCCAGAAGTAGCTCTTTCGTTGTATACCAACGGGCCTATCAGGTCCCGCCCCGACCCGGCCAGACTGGCGTTGGCGCGCCCAAAGGAGGGCGCTGACCACGTCAGTCACCGGCCCGGCGTTCCAGCGTCAGGCCGGTGACTGCTTCGCAAGCACTCCCTGGAAGATTGGAACAGAGCCATGGCGGACAGGTTTGACGGGAAAATCGTATTGATCATCGGCGCGGCCACAGGGATCGGCAAAGCAGCCGCTCTGGCCTTCGCCAAAGAAGGAGCCACGCTGGTCTTGAGCGCTCACCGGACTCCTCCGGACGTGGTCGAGGAGATCAACGCCGCCGGCGGCGTCGCCAGCGCCGTGAAGATGGACGTGGGGGACGAGGAGTCGGTCAAGAACGCGATCGCGACCGTGGTGGAGCGGCACGGACGCCTCGACGTGGCATTCAACAACGCCGGCTCCCTGCCGGTGACCAAGCCTCTGGCGGAATTCACGGCCGAGGAGTTCGACCACACCCTGCGGGTGGACCTCAAAGGCACGTTCCTGGCCATGAAATATGAGATCCAGCAGATGCTAAAGAACGGGGGCGGGTCGATTGTCAACACCGGCTCGGTCGTCAGCGTGGTAGCCGATCCGGGCATGGCGCCCTATGTGGCGGCCAAGCACGGCGTGTTGGGCCTGACGCGCGGCGCGGCCCTCGAGTACGCGGAACAGGGCATCCGGATCAATGTGGTCTCGCCCGGCCTGGTGGAGACCCCCATGACGGCACGCTGGCTGGCCGACCCGGAGTTCCGGCGAATCGTCACGGGCCAGAACGCGGTCCACCGCCCCGCCCGGCCGGAAGAGATCGCTGGGATTGTGCTGTACCTGGCCTCGGACGACGCGTCGTTCACCACCGGCGGCGTGTTCTTGGTCGACGGCGGCCAAACGGCCCACTGACCGGGCGCGAGGGAGCAAGCCTTGAAGGCGGTTGTCGTATACAAATGGGCGCGCGCTGTCGCGTCCGCCAGAGTCCGCGAGAACGGACAGCTTGACTGGGGCGGCGCCAAGATGGCGGCGGGTGATGACGACCCGGCCGCGCTGGACGTCGCCAAAGCGGTCGCAGGCGCGGGAGGCGAGGTCGTCGGCCTGACGATCGGGGACGGGGAGACGGCCTGGGCGTTGGCCAGGGGAGTCGAGGCGGCTTTCGCGGCCCACCAGGTCGGCCCGTTGACCGACGAGTCGGCCACCGCCCAAGCGTTGGCGCAGGCGGTCCGCGAGTTGGGGGTGGTCGATGCCGTCGTGATCGGCGACGCTTCCGCCCACCCCGGGGTCGCCCCGGCTTTGGCGGCGCATTTGGGCTGGCCGGCGTTGTTGGCGGTCGGCTCGGTCGAGCCGGTCGCCGAACGGCTCCTCAAAGTGACCCGCCGGACGGGCAACGACGTGGAGACCATCACGGTCGCCACTCCGGTGGTGCTGGGCGCCGCGGCGGCGGGCGAGGAGGCCCGCCCGCCGGGGATGATGGAAACCATCAAGGCGCGCAAGAAGCCCGTCACCCAATTGGCTGTGACCCCGCCGCCGGAGTCTGTCAGCTCCGCCGGCACGCGGCTGCCCGCCACCTCGGGCGCCAAGCTGCTGGACGGCAGCCCCGAGGAGGCGGCCGCAGCGCTGGTCGCGGCGTTGAGAGGAGATGGTCTGCTATGAGCGTATGGGTGTTGGCCACTCAGGCTGACCAGTTGCAGCCGCTCGTGGCGGCGGCCCAGGCGACCGGCCAAGCGGTAGAGGCGTTGACGGTGGGGTCCGCCGAACTCGCGGCAGCGGCATCGGGCATGGGGGTGGCGAAGGTCCACTGGATCGAAACCGCTCCGGACGTCCCGGCGGAGGCGTACGCGGGCGCCGTGGCCAAGCTGGCCGAGGGCGCGGAGGCGGCCCTCTGGCTGGCGGGCGGCGCGCCGGACGCGCGCGTCCTGCTGGCGGCGGCGGCCGTCGCAAGCGGGGCCGGGTTGGCGAGCGGCGGCGTGGCGGCGCGCCTCGACGGCGGGACGGCTACCTTGGAGCGCAACGCCTTGGACGGGGCGGTGGTGGAAACGCTCACCGCGACCGCGCCCCTGGCCGTGATCTGGGACTCGAACGACGGCGAGCCGAACCTGTCCGAAACGCCGGCGCCGGTGGAAAGGGTCCCGGCCGAGCCGCTCGACTGGGAGTTCAAGCGCGAATCGCTTGAGCCTGCGGCGGCTGCCGCCGGGCTGCTCACCGCCGAACGCGTGATCGGGGTGGGCCGGGGCGTCAAAGCGCGCGCCGACCTGGCCCAGGTGGAGGAGTTGGCGGCGGCGCTGGGCGCGGAGATGGCGTGCTCCATGCCTATCGCGGACGATTTCCACTGGTACCCCGAGGACCGGTACATCGGGCGGTCGGGCCAAAAGATCGCGCCGCGCCTGTACCTGGCCTTGGGCATCTCCGGCGAACCGCAGCACATGGAGGGCGTGCGGGGAGCCAAGACCGTGGTGGCGGTCAACAACGACCCGGACGCGGTCATTTTCCGCCGCGCGGCCTACGGGATTGTCGCGGACCTTTACGAAGTGGTGCCCGCCTTGGCGCGGGCCTTGCAACAAGACTGACCAGACATGGCCGGCCGACCGGTCGGCCGAACAATCAACACGAGGAGACCAAACATGGCAACATTCGACGTCGAATACGACCTGGTGGCGGTCGGCGGAGGCGGCTCGGGCAAGATGGCCGCCTACATTGCCGCCAAGGAGGGCGGCCTGAAGACAGCGCTCCTGGAAAAGGCCCCGGAGACGGGCGGCAGCTCGGTCTTCGCGGAGGGCCAAACGGCTTTCGAGTCGTCCGAGCAGAAGGCCCGCAAGGTCCCGCCCACGCCGGGCATGCACTACCCGACCAGGGCCGAGGGCTTCAAGCGGTACATCGACTACTCCCACAAGCGGGCCAACCCCGAGGTCGTCCGAATGCAGGTTTACGAAACCGCTGAGACGATCGACATCATGAAGTCGCTGGGCATTGTCTACACCGACGTCACCATCTACGCCTACGAGCAGCCCACCGAACTCAACACGTTCCACCGGCCGGAGGGTCTGGGCGCGCACATGCAAGAGGTCCTGTTGCAGGCGACCAAGGACGCGGGCG
Coding sequences:
- a CDS encoding SDR family oxidoreductase, encoding MADRFDGKIVLIIGAATGIGKAAALAFAKEGATLVLSAHRTPPDVVEEINAAGGVASAVKMDVGDEESVKNAIATVVERHGRLDVAFNNAGSLPVTKPLAEFTAEEFDHTLRVDLKGTFLAMKYEIQQMLKNGGGSIVNTGSVVSVVADPGMAPYVAAKHGVLGLTRGAALEYAEQGIRINVVSPGLVETPMTARWLADPEFRRIVTGQNAVHRPARPEEIAGIVLYLASDDASFTTGGVFLVDGGQTAH
- a CDS encoding ATP-binding protein — translated: MVPLEVTTQLTRVLQEALANARIHSVAGRVVVRLAASGTRVRLEVEDDGSGFDPDAVPDTRLGMVIMKERMAQVGGELSVRSSVGHGTLVTAEAPFAPPAGWIALTERIGTFT
- a CDS encoding electron transfer flavoprotein subunit alpha/FixB family protein encodes the protein MSVWVLATQADQLQPLVAAAQATGQAVEALTVGSAELAAAASGMGVAKVHWIETAPDVPAEAYAGAVAKLAEGAEAALWLAGGAPDARVLLAAAAVASGAGLASGGVAARLDGGTATLERNALDGAVVETLTATAPLAVIWDSNDGEPNLSETPAPVERVPAEPLDWEFKRESLEPAAAAAGLLTAERVIGVGRGVKARADLAQVEELAAALGAEMACSMPIADDFHWYPEDRYIGRSGQKIAPRLYLALGISGEPQHMEGVRGAKTVVAVNNDPDAVIFRRAAYGIVADLYEVVPALARALQQD
- a CDS encoding response regulator transcription factor, with product MNSNPATVLVVDDHRLFREGLAALIGRWPDFRVVGQAGDGRTAVQMAAELRPDLVLMDVRMGGMDGLEATRAIASSNPRCRVVMLTMSSLGDDVLQALANGAHGYLSKDEPPERLRTFLDGVMRGEAALSGPIAAKVLASFGTGAGGRGGPRPGGEALTRRERDVLKLLVDGLSNDEIAAELYITEATVKKHIGRVMAKWRMKNRVQVAVYSVRQGLVD